From a single Rutidosis leptorrhynchoides isolate AG116_Rl617_1_P2 chromosome 5, CSIRO_AGI_Rlap_v1, whole genome shotgun sequence genomic region:
- the LOC139847111 gene encoding U4/U6 small nuclear ribonucleoprotein Prp31 homolog, producing MENMKDSFHLDNDNENLDGDTEHMEEDVMPDIETRVSELEKTQRYKDIMKKVEDALKKKGSDDPEYNQLIVECNALSVDIENEIVIIHNSIRDKYRLKFPELESLVDHPIDYARVVKKIGNEIEINPVDLEGLLPSAIIMVISVTASTTSGKPLPEDVFEKTIEGCDRALTLDESKKKVVDFFESRMGYIAPNLSAIVGNAVAAKLIVTAGGGGLSSLAKMPASSVRLLGAKKKNLAGFSTATSQFRVGYIEETEVFQTTPPALKMRACRLLAAKSTLAARVDSIRGDPSGSQGRRYREEIRNKIEMWQKQPKPLRVRDSEPKKKRGGRRLRKMMERHAITDMRKLANTMHFGIPQESSLGSFIGELDEKFDAGLDLSAHPLKPIITH from the exons ATG GAAAATATGAAAGATTCGTTTCATTTGGACAATGATAATGAAAACTTGGATGGGGATACTGAGCACATGGAAGAGGATGTTATGCCTGATATAGAAACTCGGGTCTCAGAGTTGGAAAAAACACAGAGATATAAAGATATAATGAAGAAAGTTGAGGATGCTCTTAAGAAGAAGGGGTCAGACGATCCAGAGTACAACCAGCTGATTGTGGAGTGTAATGCATTGTCAGTTGACATAGAAAATGAGATTGTCATTATCCATAATTCCATTCGTGATAAATACCGGCTCAAGTTTCCTGAGCTCGAGTCTCTTGTGGACCACCCGATTGATTATGCACGTGTGGTTAAGAAGATTGGGAATGAAATTGAAATAAACCCTGTAGATCTTGAAGGGCTGTTGCCTTCGGCTATTATTATGGTTATATCTGTTACAGCATCAACTACAAGTGGCAAACCACTTCCTGAGGATGTTTTTGAAAAGACCATTGAGGGATGTGATCGAGCTCTTACTCTTGATGAATCAAAGAAGAAAGTTGTTGATTTCTTTGAAAGTAGGATGGGGTACATTGCACCTAATCTTTCCGCCATTGTTGGGAATGCAGTTGCTGCAAAACTGATTGTGACAGCTGGTGGAGGTGGTCTATCATCACTAGCAAAGATGCCAGCTTCTAGTGTTCGGCTTTTGGGGGCAAAAAAGAAGAATTTGGCCGGTTTTTCTACTGCTACATCTCAATTTCGTGTCGGTTACATTGAGGAAACAGAGGTTTTTCAGACTACACCTCCTGCTCTCAAGATGCGTGCGTGTCGGCTGCTGGCAGCAAAGTCAACTCTTGCAGCACGTGTTGACTCAATAAGAGGTGATCCATCAGGAAGTCAAGGAAGAAGGTATCGTGAAGAAATTCGTAACAAGATTGAAATGTGGCAAAAGCAACCCAAACCACTCCGTGTCCGTGATTCTGAACCTAAGAAGAAAAGAGGTGGTCGCCGTCTTCGTAAAATGATGGAGAG ACATGCTATTACAGACATGCGGAAACTCGCTAATACAATGCACTTTGGGATACCTCAAGAAAGCTCCCTTGG AAGCTTTATTGGGGAGCTAGATGAGAAGTTTGATGCAGGCTTGGATTTGTCAGCTCATCCTCTCAAGCCTATTATTACTCACTAA
- the LOC139849590 gene encoding uncharacterized protein gives MDQAFETTWEDLKQSMIEEYYPYNEVVKMERELQNLKLVGTDLPSYTKRFFELALMCPNMVTPERRKITLYVKGLTENIQGGVTTSKPRTALFGGVTVQEAIEMAHELMDQIEQRGKAPESIETNTFDNKRKWNNNKNPGKNYNQQPYKKQDAAKGNTAAPNANSRYKGKFSLCAKCNRHHPGNCMKVCDKRKKNGHLAAECKAGTNVCYGCEKTGHFRKDCPTASKNVEPARGRAFNINSSEARDDPKLVTGMFLLDNQHAYVLFDSGADRSFVSRDFCNNLKNLVSPLENLYSIELKNGNLMRADKKSIRIPVTEDEPLMVYGERSNKPLHFINCLKGQKLISKGCLAMLVHMSKTELEVKKLEGVPIVRDFPDVFPNELPRLPPHRDVEFQIDLMAGAAPVACAPQI, from the exons atggatcaggcttttgaAACTACTTGGGAGGATTTGAAACAGAGCATGATCGAAGAGTATTACCCTTATAATGAGGTTGTTAAGATGGAGCGGGAACTCCAGAACTTGAAACTGGTTGGTACTGATTTACCCAGCTATACTAAGAGATTCTTTGAGCTTGCTCTTATGTGTCCGAACATGGTTACCCCTGAGCGCCGAAAGATCACTTTGTATGTGAAAGGGTTAACTGAGAATATCCAGGGCGGTGTGACTACTTCAAAGCCAAGGACT gccctatttgggggcgtCACAGTTCAAGAGGCCATTGAGATGGCACATGAATTGATGGATCAAATTGAACAACGAGGAAAGGCTCCTGAGTCAATTGAGACTAACACTTTTGacaacaagagaaagtggaataaTAACAAAAACCCTGGAAAGAACTACAACCAGCAGCCTTACAAGAAACAGGATGCAGCCAAGGGTAACACTGCTGCCCCGAATGCCAATTCTAGATATAAGGGAAAGTTTTCGTTATGTGCTAAATGCAATAGGCATCACCCGGGAAATTGCATGAAGGTGTGTGATAAGCGTAAGAAGAATGGACACTTGGCCGCGGAGTGTAAAGCTGGTACAAATGTTTGTTATGGATGCGAGAAAACTGGTCATTTTAGAAAGGATTGTCCGACTGCAAGTAAGAATGTTGAACCTGCTAGAggaagagctttcaacatcaactctagtgaagctcgtgatgatcccaaGTTAGTCACAGGTATGTTTTTACTCGACAATCAACATGCTTATGTACTTTTTGATTCTGGAGCTGATAGGAGTTTCGTGTCTAGAGATTTTTGCAATAATCTTAAGAATCTTGTATCGCCATTAGAAAacttgtactctatagaactaaagaatggtaatctaatgagagCTGATAAG AAATCGATTCGCATACCTGTTACCGAAGACGAGCCTTtgatggtgtatggagagcgaagcaataAACCGCTACACTTCATTAATTGTTTGAAGGGGCAGAAACTCATAAGTaagggttgtcttgctatgttGGTTCACATGAGCAAAACTGAACTTGAAGTCAAGAAACTCGAAGGTGTGCCGATTgttagagactttcccgatgtTTTTCCGAATGAGCTACCCAGATTGCCACCGCATAGAgatgtagaatttcagattgacttaatgGCTGGAGCGGCACCTGTAGcgtgtgcacc TCAAATATGA
- the LOC139849591 gene encoding uncharacterized protein produces the protein MASDKEDYTTFGTAIEREEDDTSRSTKSIAEASGQLRTLGPWKQKELEDDSLGTSMKFDKFGNVAADLARQQSDKEQNERYDTHIPLVRDVCCVCFGDMGIGWEKKINELCLLGGNGLQISVSNPKRLSAIPGPAPEEQDVPDTDPIGLPRNKESARNVAPGFGIGALEELDAEDEDEYASGYDHEPLVEEIEELDKKKSSVKQNDNLPGFKAATNSDNQLERGVLGRDFSGSTLLGSLGINPEFWLSLTLILTDFPSTPRAAITELNPPAATLEVNQKITENPTDVPPDENGRRLDEDNEVTDFYHEDVAGNCAEPERYDFHHGDCVAAACNAKGQVGMVVDVNISVGLLPQDGCLIENVSSKDLKRVRDFNVGDYVILGSWVGIVGHVLQTLTVLFDDGHVSDIDTYGLKPIGMIDPTDTSYPYYPGQRVIETSTSFKGTIRKVSVTLTQVRWLGTRGQDLVKPSDLQEPKNLKLLPCFPHTNWVVGDWCLYPFDKTSSTKSSLENDSDVLPEDLTKNCDPSTTSSLPGSKGPQHFDKALLIVNKETRVDVVWQDGQTERGLHSTSLIHRKILGDHEFLPGQYVEFKPTDDDDDDNTKIYRAGVVKSVNAKEQIACVRLLKDPQWLKKSDKDEDEEEYVSVYELQLHKSLDYDYGDPVFRLYNATLGENDLSFVGIITGLGICDVEVTWANGVVSTVDPLQIYVVGFDEDEDDDDDEDEDDDDDDDDDSASWETDEVNQMTTSEDIGTVPPTRLAGGILSRCQRNPTLAKEDENFIIDSDQVGALPRSEVDNFRFKRFDFVEAPLDHHYLGANPQKATNKIWLKKVLEDWKSLECNLLDGIYVRAYEDRMDLLRAAIVGACGTPYQDGLFIFDCHLPPAYPDVPPSVHYRSGGLQLNPNLYAEGNVCLSLLNTWTGSGSEVWVPTSSTVLQVLVSLQGLVLNSKPYFNEAGYDTLIGTAEGEKNSLSYNENAFLVSCRTMVYSMRNPPKDFEHLVKEHFTEHGYHIIKSCHAYGEGYQIGSLSQDGSVCETSVKDANSAGFKVTLAKTIQILLAALKDQVGADTYESWNLDSILSKAEGNITDLLARVCSKRETSPFSPSAALELPEITADGNLSCRKLLGKIDSSRSDGHVRSCPSSLGAARSRRVRDFRVRIRVGSWNVGSLTSKSRELVETLLKSKVDILCVQETRWKGEEAVDIGDYKLWFSGSRVARNGVGIFIGPRHKDNIVGVGRCSDRIMSVRLVIQEESYRVICAYAPHAGLGEEEKSRFWESLDEVVRSCPADHRLLIGGDLNGHIGTISDGYAGVHGGFGYGVRNEEGRSILEFAVAHDLVVANSFFRKTEAQLATFHSGGHSTQIDYLLLRKGDLRTCRDCKALTTWTCSTQHRLLVMDLVPQRQVTRRGRPAQPRILWKNLNEEKAETFKASVLERVEAVMDTVTHGDADQMWNSFASTIRDVAKETLGVAVGTSRGHKSCRESWWISDEVQTKVALKQLRFRELVTCRDGTRDDRTRAEER, from the exons ATGGCGAGTGATAAAGAAGATTACACGACGTTCGGTACAGCAATTGAACGAGAAGAAGATGATACAAGTCGCAGCACAAAATCGATTGCAGAAGCTTCTGGTCAGTTGCGAACCTTAGGTCCTTGGAAACAAAAG GAATTGGAAGACGATTCTTTGGGGACTTCTATGAAGTTTGACAAATTTGGAAATGTTGCAGCAGATTTAGCTAGACAGCAGTCTGATAAGGAGCAAAATGAAAG ATATGATACACACATACCTTTAGTTAGAGACGTATGTTGTGTCTGCTTTGGGGATATGGGAATTGGTTGGGAAAAAAAAATTAATGAACTATGTTTGCTTGGTGGGAATGGGCTTCAAATTTCAGTATCAAACCCAAAAAG ACTGTCAGCTATACCTGGACCTGCTCCTGAGGAACAAGATGTTCCAGACACTGATCCTATTGGTTTACCTCGGAATAAGGAGTCGG CAAGAAACGTTGCACCTGGTTTTGGAATTGGTGCCCTTGAAGAACTTGATGCAGAAGATGAGGATGAATATGCGTCAG GATATGATCATGAACCTTTGGTTGAAGAAATTGAGGAACTGGACAAAAAGAAGTCCAGTGTAAAGCAAAATGATAATCTGCCTGGTTTTAAAGCTGCAACCAATTCCGACAACCAGCTAGAAAG GGGAGTACTCGGTCGGGACTTTTCAGGGAGTACTTTACTTGGCAGCTTGGGGATAAATCCTGAGTTTTGGCTAAGCTTGACTTTGATTTTGACTGATTTTCCTAGTACTCCCCGAGCTGCAATAACCGA ATTAAATCCTCCGGCTGCTACCCTTGAAGTCAACCAAAAAATAACTGAAAATCCAACAGATGTTCCCCCAGATGAAAATGGAAGGCGtcttgatgaagataatgaagtgaCTGATTTCTATCATGAGGATGTTGCTGGAAATTGTGCTGAACCTGAACGTTATGATTTTCATCATGGAGATTGCGTTGCTGCTGCTTGTAATGCGAAAGGGCAAGTTGGTATGGTTGTGGATGTTAATATATCCGTGGGTTTATTACCTCAAGATGGATGTTTAATAGAAAACGTATCGTCAAAAGATTTGAAGCGTGTGAGGGATTTCAATGTGGGTGATTATGTAATACTGGGCTCATGGGTTGGTATAGTAGGCCATGTACTTCAGACTTTGACAGTCTTGTTTGATGATGGTCATGTTTCTGATATTGACACATATGGGCTTAAACCAATTGGAATGATTGATCCGACAGATACATCTTATCCTTATTATCCCGGCCAAAGGGTCATCGAAACCTCAACCTCTTTTAAAGGAACCATAAGAAAAGTTTCAGTGACATTAACGCAGGTTCGGTGGCTAGGAACTAGAGGTCAGGATCTGGTAAAGCCATCTGACCTTCAGGAACCTAAAAACTTGAAGCTTTTACCATGTTTCCCGCATACCAACTGGGTTGTTGGCGATTGGTGTCTCTATCCATTTGATAAAACATCATCTACTAAGAGTTCGTTGGAGAATGATTCAGACGTGTTGCCTGAGGATTTGACAAAGAACTGCGACCCTTCAACTACTAGCTCATTGCCTGGTTCAAAAGGTCCACAACATTTTGATAAAGCCCTCTTAATTGTTAATAAGGAAACAAGAGTTGATGTAGTCTGGCAGGATGGACAAACAGAACGTGGATTACATTCAACATCTTTGATACACCGTAAAATCCTTGGTGATCACGAGTTTTTGCCCGGCCAATACGTGGAATTCAAACCaaccgatgatgatgatgatgataacactAAAATCTATCGTGCGGGAGTTGTGAAAAGTGTTAATGCGAAAGAACAAATTGCTTGCGTGAGGTTATTAAAAGACCCTCAATGGTTAAAGAAGTCTGATAAAGATGAAGACGAAGAGGAATATGTGAGTGTCTATGAGCTTCAACTGCATAAATCTTTGGATTATGATTACGGGGATCCTGTTTTTAGGTTGTATAATGCTACTCTTGGTGAGAATGACCTCTCTTTTGTTGGTATTATTACGGGGCTTGGAATTTGTGATGTGGAAGTTACGTGGGCTAATGGCGTGGTATCAACG GTTGATCCGCTACAAATATATGTTGTTGGTTTTGACGAAGATGAAGATGACGATGACGACGAAGATGAagatgacgatgacgatgacgaCGATGATTCAGCTAGTTGGGAAACTGATGAGGTTAATCAAATGACGACATCAGAG GATATTGGGACTGTACCCCCAACAAGATTGGCCGGTGGAATTTTATCTAGGTGTCAAAGAAATCCGACTCTTGCTAAAGAAGATGAAAATTTCATCATTGATTCTGATCAAGTAGGTGCCTTGCCAAGATCTGAAGTTGACAATTTcagatttaaaagatttgattttgtTGAAGCTCCTCTTGATCATCATTATCTTGGTGCTAATCCCCAG AAGGCCACTAACAAGATATGGCTTAAGAAAGTCTTAGAAGATTGGAAATCGCTCGAATGTAATTTGCTAG ATGGAATTTACGTTAGAGCTTATGAAGATAGGATGGATTTGTTAAGGGCGGCAATTGTTGGGGCGTGTGGGACGCCATACCAAGATGGCCTTTTCATCTTTGACTGTCATCTTCCGCCTGCATACCCTGATGTTCCACCA TCAGTGCATTATCGTTCTGGAGGGTTGCAATTAAATCCAAATTTATACGCGGAAGGAAATGTTTGCCTCAGCCTCTTGAATACTTGGACAGGAAGTGGTAGTGAAGTCTGGGTTCCTACCTCATCAACTGTGCTTCAAGTGTTGGTTTCATTGCAGggtctcgtactcaattcaaaaccgTATTTTAATGAAGCTGGGTATGACACACTCATTGGTACAGCTGAAGGAGAGAAGAATTCACTCTCATACAATGAGAACGCGTTCTTGGTTAGTTGCAGAACAATGGTTTATTCCATGAGAAACCCCCCTAAG GACTTCGAACATCTTGTGAAAGAACATTTCACAGAACATGGTTATCACATAATCAAAAGTTGTCATGCATACGGCGAGGGATACCAGATTGGATCACTTTCACAAGACGGCTCCGTATGTGAAACAAGCGTTAAAGATGCAAATTCCGCAGGGTTTAAAGTTACTTTAGCCAAGACTATCCAAATACTTTTAGCAGCCCTCAAAGACCAAGTTGGAGCTGATACTTATGAAAGCTGGAATCTCGACTCTATTCTCTCCAA agctgaaggtaacataacgGATCTACTAGCGAGGGTTTGTAGTAAACGAGAAACCTCGCCATTTTCGCCGTCTGCTGCCTTGGAGCTGCCGGAAATCACTGCTGACGGAAATCTCTCCTGCCGGAAACTCCTT GGTAAGATAGACTCTAGTCGTAGTGATGGTCACGTGAGGTCATGTCCTTCGAGCTTAGGGGCGGCTAGGTCTAGAAGGGTTAGAGATTTTCGTGTTAGGATTAGAGTAGGTAGTTGGAATGTAGGAAGTTTGACGAGCAAATCCCGTGAACTTGTAGAGACGTTACTTAAGAGTAAAGTGGACATATTGTGTGTTCAAGAGACCAGATGGAAGGGTGAAGAGGCGGTTGACATTGGTGACTACAAGTTGTGGTTTTCGGGTTCCAGAGTAGCTAGAAACGGGGTAGGGATCTTTATAGGGCCCCGTCATAAGGATAATATTGTGGGTGTGGGTAGGTgtagcgataggattatgtcggttaggtTAGTTATCCAGGAGGAGTCTTACAGGGTTATTTGCGCTTACGCACCTCATGCTGGTTTAGGCGAAGAAGAAAAAAGTCGCTTTTGGGAATCGTTAGATGAAGTTGTGAGGAGTTGCCCCGCTGATCATCGATTACTTATTGGGGGAGACCTTAATGGACATATAGGAACGATTTCAGACGGATATGCGGGTGTCCATGGGGGCTTTGGGTACGGAGTTCGAAATGAAGAAGGACGCTCCATTCTCGAATTCGCTGTTGCCCACGATTTGGTTGTTGCAAACTCTTTCTTTAGGAAGACGGAAGCTCAGCTAGCAACCTTCCACAGTGGAGGTCATAGTACCCAGATTGATTATTTGCTGCTTCGCAAAGGGGACCTTAGGACCTGCAGAGACTGTAAAGCCCTGACTACCTGGACCTGTTCCACTCAACACAGACTTTTGGTCATGGACTTGGTTCCGCAGAGACAGGTTACTAGGAGAGGGAGACCCGCCCAACCTAGGATCCTTTGGAAGAATCTAAATGAAGAGAAAGCCGAAACTTTCAAAGCATCTGTTTTGGAAAGAGTAGAGGCAGTAATGGATACTGTTACTCATGGGGATGCAGATCAGATGTGGAATAGTTTCGCATCAACTATTAGAGATGTCGCCAAGGAAACCTTAGGTGTGGCAGTAGGGACATCGAGAGGACACAAGTCTTGTAGAGAATCATGGTGGATTAGTGATGAGGTTCAAACCAAAGTCGCACTTAAGCAACTGAGGTTTAGGGAGCTCGTTACATGTCGGGACGGGACACGTGATGACAGAACTAGGGCAGAAGAAAG gtag